Part of the Lolium rigidum isolate FL_2022 chromosome 6, APGP_CSIRO_Lrig_0.1, whole genome shotgun sequence genome, GAGGGATCTGCATGGTCTTCTAGGCTCTgcatcagtggtatgcatgtggggacgACAACACaggggaagttcagagtcttacctctcagggtgaaaacccaaggtctggccttaactggttgtgtgtggcaatgttcttgttggaggcattgttttgagagcggggactatcttcagggtgaaaacctaaaacctttggtcgggcgacgatggcgctggtgcactgttcccttcttggaggcgtctcttttcgagagtctgtacttcaggtgttgtcacggtgatggttgtattgctgttgctaggtctagaaggctgtagcggggcttttatttcttagtcttctttactcttttttggttgtgtgcatccgtactgttaTTAGGGTggagcgttgttgcagaggctgggtgtaattggtatctttcgatactaatatattctctttatctaaaAACTACATCGCTAACAACAAAGTTGTGAATGCATTCTTTGTAAGATGTGGTCTTTGTAGGTACATTAAAAAAACATGCAATTTCAGTTAAAATGCATTCTTTGTAAGTTTTTTTGTATGTAGAGTACAATACAATGTCAAATTTTTTTCAGATAGGAACGGGTATAGTGCATTGTTCAGTGTTCAGTGTTAACTCAGCTACATTATTTCATACATTAATAATTGCGAATCTCTTCATTAGTGTAGGACCTGCAAAAAACATGATGTTGTCATTCCTAGTGGAGATTCCAGCCCCATGCAGGGTGGCTGTTCAGAGGTATATGAAGAAGAGTAGTCATTTTATTTCCTATTCCTTGCATTTGTTTGTATACTAGAACACTAATGGATTATTAGTTTGTAGGTCCTAAAATAATAGGGAGTAAAGACATTGGTGAGCATTGCATATTGGCAACAACACACATCACCGGAGTGCCAATCAGCCCTTGATTACTTTTGTGCCCGTTCTCCTGGAAACCATATGAAGTTTTTTGTGCACAAGATGACCAAATCAAATTTCATtactacaaaatgaaaaatggtaTATAATCATGTATGTTTTACTTAAGCAGTACTGCTGTTTTTATAATTGCTAAATGTTTACAATTTTTTATTACGACAAAAAATTGGTACTCACTTCACAACAAGGTACCTACGGAGGTACCTTGATGGTCATGTTGTTGTGGATGTTGAGTGCTATACAAGCGGCAAGAAGTTTGAAATtccaatgaagatggcaaagaccACAAGGCGTACACAAATGAGGTGTATGGGAGGATGTTGTGGAGAGTTGTAAGATAGAGGAGGGAGACATCATCTTATTCAATATTCATCCGACTGTGTGTCTTCTTAAGGACGACAATGACAACGCGTGCGGTGGCTGCCCACACGTGCGCACGAGTGGGCTTGGGGCACAAGGTGACGGGAGGCTGTGCGGCGGCGCTGTGTGGAGGCAACTCACGGGCGGCAGCTCTTTCGCTATGGTTTGTAAGGCGGCGGTGGCGTTAGGGTTCATAAGGCACTAAAATGATTTTAATCGGCACACCTGATCGATGAATAAATTTATAGTGAGGTTTTGGGTCtaatatacttttttttttgcgaaacacagtacaatcaaagacgctcatacatacgcgcacacactcaccccaatgaacgcacacacgcacaccctacccctatgagcacctccaagagactgcgttgaataactgatccgacgggtcttgagattgacgaagtcaccacaggcgcctcgctgtcgacgggaacgtcgcctcccactgaagaatattccgcctttatgagacaccaaagtgtcaaatctgggatttgaactctagtgggctgggggtgccactgccctcctaaccatccaaccacaggttggttctctttGGGTCTAATATACTACTACACGTCTACACAACCTCTTTAGTAGTATATACAGCCGTTAGGATCTAAGTTAAATTCCAGTTATATCCAGGAAAATTTTAAAGGATATTAACAAATAACGCTTGGTCCAACTGTTTTAACCCATCGGATTACACCCATATACTACTATTTTTTGTACAAGTATAATGTACGGTAAAATTTCCCTTCCAAAAAGCCTTATATTAATACTTTTTAATGCAGATGTTGGTGTACTGTGTACATGCCGGCACCGGCACGAGTCCATGCCCACCATGCATGAGACTGTTGGTCGATGCGCGCCGTGCAACAACGGACAGTCAATTTCCTCGTGATCATTACCACCTTTTCCGTAGCAAAACCTGGTCTCCCAAACAGTCGAGACCACTAACGATGTGATATTTCAGGCTGCCGGCCAATGGCTCGTAAAGCCAACGCCTTTAGTTTTCCAAACTCCACCTTTTCTAAACGGGAAAGTCGACACGCCCATCCAATACATGGAGagatgagattttttttttttttttttgaaaagaatgGAGAGATGAGATTAGCTACCAAGTCAAAGACAACCTTAGCAGCTGTTGCTCCCCTTGCATTATCTAGTTATCTGCTCCACTTTAGCTTTATGGACTTTATAGTTTTGTAAACCTTAATCGGACCAGCATTCGATCTTGTAAAAGTGTCATCCTGAATCGAGAAAGTAAAAGTGTCTTTTTGGTAGTATTTCATTTTGAAGTTTGAACTAAGCACCCTCGAGCAAGCTGATGCGATTTCATCGCAATGTTCTAAAAGGGGAGCACTAAAAAAGGACAGGCTTGAGCTGAAATGTCAATGCCATAGTCAGGCACGCATGTGCCTAGCTTGACCAAATGAAGTACGCCGTGTCATGCCTGACACCCAGCATTTCTTTAGCAACTGTCCCTCGATTTTTGTTTGTGGTTAGTAGAAAATCTGGGAATGTTTGTCTTAAGCAAGTGTCCACACAAGTAGAAGATGATGCTGTCCAAACAACCAGCAAGGCAGCAAAAGCTCTACGGCATGGCATTCAGGTCGTCTTGGCGGGTGCTTGGTGTCCCTTGCACTACTAGGGTTTCACTCAAGTGCGGTGAAAACCTTTCAGCATAGTACATGGGAAACACTGTCCCAGAAACCTAATCCCGAACCCATCCCCTTCTGACTAGCTAGCCATGAATCCAAACACGTAATTTCGACAATGCGTCAAGGCCATCCGATAGATTCTCATATCGTTTCAAAGTTCAAACGCAAAGGGATCTACCTATTCTTCATCGACCTAGCTAGCCACCACACTTTTCTAGTAGTATGTCCTTGGAGAATGGTGCAGGCAGCTCCTGCCTCGATGTAGCAACGCCAACGTCTTGCTACGAACTCCATCACGTACTAGTGTACTACGTATCATTGACGAGTAGCAGTGTACTATTATATATCCTGATACATGCCTTTGCTTGTGGTGCACACTAACTAAACACATCTCCCTCCCTTGCCATTTTGGTTGGATACTTGGATCGGCATCTGACTGGTGATGTGTGAGGATGCGACGCATAtttactactacctccattttaTGAAGAAGCCTTATATtttctgaaaaaagaaaaaatcaagCAAACTAAATTTTAACCAAACTTTCAACAAATAATATTAACCACTATGATAATATATATACTCCACGCGTATTCAAATATGTGTACTTCTAGTTTTATCTTAAGCGTAAACTTTTTAGCATTTGATCAACTTTATAGAAAAGTGTAGGTACCCCATGAGACATGTCAATATAGATTTGACATAAATGCAGAAAGTCATGGTGGTTGCGATCAGAGGTTGCTAATAGGGAGATGGTTCTGGTTGTGATGAAGACAATGCATTACATTTTCTCCCTATGTGTAGAGTGTTTGACGACTTACAGTAGCAACCTTGGCAAGCGGGACTGGCACCACATGTAAATTGCTTTCTTGGTAGTGCTTCTTGAGTACCGAGCCAcgattttcagggtgaaaatccaagatcttcGATCCAACGATAACTGCATGTGTGCATTGTTACCTCTTTTGAAAGTGTTGCTTTTGAAGAATCTCCTTTGTAGTATATGTGCGTTGTTTTCGGTGATGGTTAGAGTGCTACTGTTGCGCGTGATTCAACACCACGTCAGGtcatttgttttcttttctctttttttttttttgattgtcTGCATCCCTGATGTCTTTGGACATCTTGTTGGAGCAAAgtttaggtgtaattggtatcctcgcgatattaatatattccatttatcaaaaaaaaaacctcCGTTCCATGAAAGatatcttagatttgtctaaatttaatgTACATAGATAATATTTAGTGTCCAAATGCATCTGAATTTAGAAAAATTTAAGACATGTTTCATGAGATGGATGGAATATATGATATCGAATTGGCATATTATGAACTTAGCTAGGTTTGAAAACGAATATAGTGATAATAGTTTTGTGTCATAAATATTACTAGTTATAATATGAAAATGCATTTTATGATGTAACTAACAATATTTTGTATTATACATGTTAATAATTTACTCTAAAACCTTTGTCAAACTGCTCATAGTGTACTACTATCTGACGAGTAGCGTACTACTATCCCGAGTGAGTGATCGCCTATCCTGATGCCTTTGCTTGTGGTGCACACTAACTAACATCTCCCTCTTGAATCTTGATGTGATTTGATTTGGATCGGATCTGACAGCTGATGTGTGATGAGGAGGGATGGCGATGCGACTCGAGGCTCGAATCCCAAGCTAGTGATGATGTGGGCAGGGAAGGCGATACTCTATTGCCATCTTCGATTCCCTTTTCTCTTGACGTCTTGCGCAGCAAAGGCTTCTTTTGAGGAGGTGGTCGATGCATGCGCCATGTCATGTGGAGCAATAGACTTTCACTCTCCATGCATGTAATGTAATACTCACAGCAtggttttttttctctcttttgaaCAAGAGGATGGTTCATATAGTGCTGGTGAGATATAATGAAATTTATCTGGACCGACTTGGCTGGCTCTACATGGGTGATTGCTGATACGGCGCTGCCTCCTTGGCGCTCTCTGTAGTAAAGAAATTCAGCAGAGAAAGAGTGTAGTGAAGTGCAAACGAGTGAGTTGTTTTTTACAATTTGGGTACGTTTTTGACTGGTAGCCTCTGTCAATATGCGCTGTCTGGCCTTACGTTTCACATTTAAGGTTGTAATGTGCATAGCAGCAGCCTTTTTACCCTGGTTCTGAAGAAAGCATgcggcaccattgatcatcactgACGGATGAGCCCACGTTTAGAGGCTTTTGGGAAATGTACTCCTTCTATGAATAGCCGTAAAGTCGTTGAAATTGGGAAATGTATTGTTTAAGATTGTTACTGCACAGTAAGATTTTTCAGAAAAATTATCTCTAGATGACACATCGGACAACATCTCACTGATTTTCTAGGCACTGATAAATGATTAACTTGGCATCATCAGATTCAGAATGGCGGCGAAAACACAGTCCTTGCCGACACAGATGGGAGGTGCAAACCAATATTTCTGTAATGCTATGATGATTTTCAAATCATTGACTCGAAAAAGAAAACGCCGTACAGCTCCCGTGTAGCTAGCAAACAAACCCACGGCGCCCTCTGGTCAGTTCTGAAACCAATTCCAATTCCAAATCAGAAGCTAGCTTTCGCACACTGGGTGGTCAGAGGCTCAGAGCCAAGAACGGCGATACATTATTACAGCAAGAACTGCACACTGCACAGCCAAGATTAAAACTAAGATCGAATTGATGAACACTGCGAGTGACTAATTAAGGAGACATTCCTAGTGAATTAAGCGTCTTGGGGCTTTGATTAAGAGCTGACTAATTGAGTGAGAGGCGAGCTAGGGAGTAGCTAGCCAGCTTAATTAGCCGCCGTGGAGGACGACCCAGATGTCGGAGAAGGCTTGGAGGAtgacggggtggtggcgcggcgcgttgAGGGAGAGGTACGACCGCAGCAGCCGCTCCAGCTCCGCCGCGCCGAACATCTGCCTGCTCACGACCATCTCCACCATCGACGCCCGGAAGTCGGCGTAGGGGTCCCGCGACCGCTGCACCACCGCGAACCCCCTGCGCACCTGCTCCTCCGCGGCAGACACCACCGGCCGGAACCCTTCCTTCACGCCGCACGTGTCGCAGCTGCTCGCGGCGCGTCGATGCTTGCGCCTCTGCCTCCTCGTCCCAGCCGCTACCGCCGGCGGTTTGGGCGCCACCGCGGTGGGGGACTTCTTCGTGGGTTTCTTCTTGTTGGTGTAGAACTCGGAGGAGTccgaggagaaggagaagcttcgggaggaggagaagaaggcctCCGCCTCCCCTTTCTtcgcgccgccacggccgcgctcGTCGGCGTCGCTGCTGAAGACTTCGTCGCCGTcggtgtcggcgtcgtcgtcgttcgAGCTGCTGAAGCCGTAGGGGTTGCTCGAGAGCAGCTTCTTGCTCTTGTCGCTCTTGGTACTGCCAccgagacggtggcggtggcgcggaTGGCAGTAGAGTGGGCTCTTCTCTTTATCATTTTTCTTGCTCTCCATCAGAGGCGACGCGTGCATAGAGAAGCGAGAGGGAACCAGAGGCTGCGCCGCCCCGACGCTGCCGGCCCGGCGGTGCACGCGGTCGAGGGCGTTGGAGAAGGACTCGGTGCGGCCGACGAGAACGGCGTAGTCGCGGCGAGAGGAGGTGAGGAAGGAGTCCCTGTCCCTGGCCACGGCGGAGTCGGCGGCGAGGAgcgcgcggctggaggagcagGCGGAGCTCGGGGCCGGCTTTGACGCCGTCACACCGTCCGCCGCCGAGCTCGCCGctgcggaggacgacgacgaggaggtcgACGCGGTGTTGTTGTTGCAGGTCGAGCGGAGGAGCGAGCTCGGCCGGAACATccgggccaaccggtcccggagccGGCTACTGCTCCTGCCACCACCGCCCCCATGATCCATTGCTGGCTCAGTCGCTAATCACTTACGCCGGAGTGCCGGACACGTTGGTTCTTGAAGCAGGGAGCACTGGTGGCGAGGCACCAGTGTTATATATAGCCGTGGGAGATCGAGCCGGGCGAATGTTGTTTGAAATGGGTAGAGCGTACGAGCTGCAAGGTGGCCAGTAAGCTACGTGCGCTACGAGCCGGGCGTACAAAGTAGGGTCACGTGAATGCTCCATTATTTATTCAACGCATTTCTGTTGTGCAAGCATAAGCCGACGAATGTTTTCGCCTGTAAAAGCTTTTCCTAGTTAACGAGTCGCTGAAGTGAAAGATTTTCGTTATGGGCTGACTGACACTGGCACAAATTATTGTCATGCAAGCCATTTTTCTGCTCAATGGAGTAAATATTTTTAGCATTTAAccatatatatgtgtgtaattTTGCATAACAAAATCTGAATATAATGACAACATTAATCAAATTTATAAATGTTTTGACATTACAAAATACAATAATAATCCAAATTATATTAATAGAGTAGTTCAAatgtaaaaaaataaacaaataatcgaTGGTCCGGGATGAAAAGAATCGTTCAAGTCGCACATGTCATAAAAATAATTTGAGAGACTATTACCCATAGAGCTACTACCAACGGCATCCCACCGGTGCCTCCCAAATGGAGGCCAGTAACCGGAAGAGCCATTTGTCGGCATTTCCTTTCGCGGTTTGGGGGGCATTGGTCGCTGCCCCGCACCGACACCCCCGCCCCCAAAATGGACCCCCAATGAGAAGATGCAAAAAAGGaaataaattatattttaaaTTAAACAAATTTCATTTAATTTGAAGTTTTTACATCAATTTGAACATAATTTAAAAGATTAATCAAACTAAAATAACCTAGATCTAATGGTGCTCGTCGAAGGCACTTCAGTCCAGGGAGGGTCCTATGTCCGCCTCTTCGTCCCGGCCGTCGTCGATGTCATCCACATCCCAGAACGACGCCAAGAAGCCGTAGTTGGACTCATCGTCCACGTCGACGATGGCACCACTGTCCTGCGCCGACCACCACTTGGTGAACTCATCTGCGGCCGGGACGATGTTCATGGACAATGCCATCACCTTGGCGAGTCTAGGTTGTCCTTCGGGCTATCAACGGTACGCAGCGCCATCGAGCCAAGCATGTACTTGGCCACCTTCTTCTCTGTCTCCGaagccggtggaggtggcgatgcCTTCACCTTCTTTGCGTCAGGTCGACGGAAGGTGACACGGCCACCAGGAGGCAACTCCGACTCCTCCTTTGGCCCTGACTTGACGGGGTGGAAGACGATGCCACACCCATGGCGTGTCGGCAACACTGGCTCCAGCTATACAGGGTGGAAGCTCCTGCGGTGGACGGGCGGCGACAAATCGATCGTAGTGTAGACGCCGTGGTATCCTCTGCGGGGACGAGCCAAGCCTGAAGCCGAGCTGGGCTAGCACGGTGTCTATATTGCAGCCCCTCCACTAGTCTCGGTAGCCGTACCGGTTGTAGGGGGCGCTGTACGGGCCGATGGTGGCGACGAGGGCCACCTCACGTTCTGCCCCAAAAAAGCGGCCCTCATATAACTGGCTATTGGCGGCCCAGCTCGGGTCCTTTGGAGTGAGCTTGCTCCGcctccaatgcacatagtcattgtAGGAGTGGCTGTCTGGCAGCGGCGACACGACGTAGCCACTGATAGAGATTTTCCATCCTGGCAGGAGACGCCAATCCGGTAGGACGAGGAGTGATacgtctgatggcgtgtaattcacacgttcgttgggaaccccaagaggaaggtatgatgcgcacagcagcaagttttccctcagaaagaaaccaaggtttatcgaaccaggaggagccaagaaagcacgttgaaggttgatggcggcgggatgtagtgcggcgcaacaccagagattccggcgccaacgtggaacctgcacaacacaaccaaagtactttgccccaacgaaacagtgaggttgtcaatctcaccggcttgctgtaacaaaggattaaccgtattgtgtggaagatgattgtttgcggagaaaacgagtaaaacaagtattgcagcagatttgtatttcaagtattaaagaatggaccggggtccacaattcactagaggtgtctctcccataagataaaagcatgttgggtgaacaaattacagtcgggcaattgacaaatagagagggcataacaatgcacatacatgtcatgataagtacaatgagatttaattgggcattacgacaaagtacatagaccgccatccaagctgcatctatgcctaaaaagtccaccttcaggttatcatccgaaccccttccagtattaagttgcaaagcaacgagacaattgcattaagtatggtgcgtaatgtaatcaacaactacatcctcggacatagcatcaatgttttatccctagtggcaacggcacaacacaaccttaggggtttcgtcactcccccgagtgtcaatgcaggcatgaacccactatcgagcataaatactccctcttggagttactagcatcaacttggccgagcctctactaataacggagagcatgcaagatcataaacaacacataggtaataacttgataattaacataacatggtattctctatccatcggatcccgacaaacacaacatatagtattacggatagatgatcttgatcatgttaggcagctcacaagatccaacaatgaagcacaatgaggagaagacaaccatctagctactgctatggacccatagtccaggggtgaactactcactcatcactccggaggcgaccatggcggtgtagagtcctccgggagatgaatcccctctccggcggggtgcggaggagatctccgagaatccccgagatgggattggcggcggcggcgtctccggaaggttttccgtatcgtggttcttcgcatcaggggtttcgcgacggaggctttaagtaggcggaagggcaacgtgggggccacacgagggccccacaccacaggtcggcgcggccaagacctgggccgcgccgccctatggtggcggcccctcgtggccccacttcgactcctcttcggtcttccggaagcttcgtggcaaaataggaccctgggttttgatttcgtccaattccgagaatatttcgttactaggatttatgaaaccaaaaacgacgaaaacagcaagcggctcttcggcatcttgttaataggttagttccagaaaatgcacgaatatgacataaagtgtgcataaaacatgtagatatcaacaataatgtggcatggaacataagaaattatcgatacgtcggagacgtatcagcatccccaagcttagttctgctcgtcccgagcaggtaaaacgataagaaagataatttctgaagtgacatgccatcataaccttgatcatactatttgtaaacatatgtaatgaatgcagcgatcaaaacaatggtaatgacatgagtaaacaagtgaatcataaagcaaagacttttcatgaatagtacttcaagacaagcatcaataagtcttgcataagagttaactcataaagcaataaatcaaagtaaaggtattgaagcaacacaaaggaagattaagtttcagcggttgctttcaacttataacatgtatatctcatggataattgtcaacatagagtaatataacaagtgcaatatgcaagtatgtaggaatcaatgcatagttcacacaagtgtttgcttcttgaggtggagagagataggtgaactgactcaacataaaggtaaaaagaatggtccttcaaagaggaaagcatcgattgctatatttgtgctagagcttttattttgaaaacatgaaacaattttgtcaacggtagtaataaagcatatgagttatgaaaattatatcttacaagttgcaagcctcatgcatagtatactaatagtgcccgcaccttgtcctaattagcttggactaccggatcatcgcaatacacatgttttaaccaagtgtcacaatggggtacctccatgcctcctgtacaaaggtctaaggagaaagctcgcattttggatttctcgcttttgattattctcaacttagacatccataccgggacaacatggacaacagataatggactcctctttaatgcataagcatgtggcaacaattattattctcatatgagattgaggatatatgtccaaagctgaaacttccaccatgaatcatggctttagttagcggcccaatgttcttctctaacaatatgcatgctccaaccattaaggtggtagatctctcttacttcggacaagacggacatgcatagcaactcacatgatattcaacaaagaatagttgatggcgtcccagaagcatggttatcgcacaacaagcaacttaataagagataaagtgcataagtgcatattcaataccacaatagtttttaagctatttgtcccatgagctatatattgcaaaggtgaatgatggaattttaaaggtagcactcaagcaatttactttggaatggcggataaataccatgtagtaggtaggtatggtggacacaaatggcatagtggttggctcaaggattttggatgcatgagaagtattccctctcgatacaaggtttaggctagcaaggttatttgaaacaaacacaaggatgaacggtgcagcaaaaattacataaaagacatattgtaaacattataagactctacaccgtcttccttgttgttcaaaactcaatactagatattatctagactctagagaaaccaaatatgcaaaccaaattagcaagctctaagtgtttcttcattaatgggtgcaaagtatatgatgcaagagcttaaacatgagcacaacaattgccaagtatcaaattatccaagacattttagagttactacatgtagcattttccaattccaaccatataacaatttaacgaagaagaaacttcgccatgaatactatgagtagagcctaaggacatacttgtccatatgctacagcggagcgtgtctctctcccacaaagtgaatgctaggatccattttattcaaacaaaacaaaaaataaaaacaaaccgacgctccaagcaaagtgcataagatgtgacgagaaaaaaaatatagtttcggggaggaactcgataatgttgtcgatgaagaaggggatgccttgggcatccccaagcttagacgcttgagtcttcttagaatatgcaggggtgaaccacgggcatccccaagcttagagctttcactctccttgatcatattgcatcatactcctctcttgatccttgaaaacttcctccacaccaaactcgaaacaactcattagagggttagtgcacaataaaaattaacatgttcaaaggtgacacaatttattcttaacacttctggacattgcataaagctactggacattaatggaacaaagaaattcatccaacatagcaaaagaggcaatgcaaaataaaaggcagaatctgtcaaaacagaacagtccgtaaagatggattttattagggcaccagacttgctcaaatgaaaatgcccaaatttaatgaaagttgcgtacatatctgaggatcactcacgtaaattggcttaattttctgagttacctacgagagaattagacccagattcgtgacgagcaaagaaatctgtttactgcacgataatccaaatctagtatttactttactatcaaagactttacttggcacaacaaaactcaaaactaagataaggagaggttgctacagtagtaaacaacttccaagactcaaatataaaacaaaaatactgtagtaaaaacatgggttgtctcccataagcgcttttctttaacgcctttcggctaggcgcagaaagtgtaactcaagtaacatcaagagacgaagcatcaacatcataatttgttctaataatagaatcataaggtaacttcattctctttctagggaagtgttccatacctttcttgagaggaaattgatatttaatattaccttccttcatatcaatagtagcaccaacggttcgaagaaaaggtcttcccaatatgatggggcaagatgcattgtattcaatatccaagacaacaaaatcaacggggacaaggttattgttaaccataatattaacattatcaactttccccaaaggtttctttttagcattatcagcgagattaacatccagataacagtttttcaatggtggcaagtcaagcatatcatagactttcttaggcataacagaaatacttgcaccaagatcacataaagaattactatcaaaa contains:
- the LOC124659757 gene encoding transcription repressor OFP3-like, whose protein sequence is MDHGGGGGRSSSRLRDRLARMFRPSSLLRSTCNNNTASTSSSSSSAAASSAADGVTASKPAPSSACSSSRALLAADSAVARDRDSFLTSSRRDYAVLVGRTESFSNALDRVHRRAGSVGAAQPLVPSRFSMHASPLMESKKNDKEKSPLYCHPRHRHRLGGSTKSDKSKKLLSSNPYGFSSSNDDDADTDGDEVFSSDADERGRGGAKKGEAEAFFSSSRSFSFSSDSSEFYTNKKKPTKKSPTAVAPKPPAVAAGTRRQRRKHRRAASSCDTCGVKEGFRPVVSAAEEQVRRGFAVVQRSRDPYADFRASMVEMVVSRQMFGAAELERLLRSYLSLNAPRHHPVILQAFSDIWVVLHGG